Proteins encoded in a region of the Streptomyces sp. PCS3-D2 genome:
- a CDS encoding 5-formyltetrahydrofolate cyclo-ligase translates to MAETPPTTSAKSELRRELLAARRALTPEARRTAAAALAVTALRLPELATARTVAAYVSVGGEPGTRALLDALRAAGKRVLLPLLLPDNDLDWAAYEGPGGLAEAAHPGKMRLLEPSGPALGPDAVTEADAVLLPGLAVDGRGMRLGRGGGSYDRVLGRLERAGAHPALVVLLYDDEVVARVPEEPHDHPVQAVATPSGVRRFSP, encoded by the coding sequence GTGGCAGAGACCCCGCCCACCACGTCCGCCAAGTCCGAGCTGCGCCGGGAACTCCTCGCGGCCCGTCGCGCCTTGACCCCCGAAGCCCGCCGCACGGCGGCCGCGGCGCTGGCCGTCACCGCCCTCCGACTGCCCGAACTGGCCACTGCGCGCACGGTGGCGGCGTACGTCTCGGTCGGCGGCGAGCCGGGCACCCGCGCACTCCTCGATGCCCTGCGCGCGGCCGGCAAGCGGGTACTGCTCCCCCTCCTGCTGCCCGACAACGACCTCGACTGGGCGGCGTACGAGGGTCCCGGCGGCCTCGCCGAGGCCGCCCACCCGGGAAAGATGCGGCTGCTGGAGCCCTCCGGCCCGGCGCTCGGACCGGACGCGGTGACGGAGGCCGACGCGGTGCTGCTGCCCGGGCTCGCGGTGGACGGGCGCGGTATGCGGCTCGGCCGCGGCGGGGGCAGCTACGACCGGGTACTGGGGCGGCTGGAGCGCGCCGGGGCGCATCCGGCGCTGGTCGTGCTCCTCTACGACGACGAGGTGGTCGCGCGGGTCCCGGAGGAACCGCACGACCACCCCGTCCAGGCGGTGGCCACCCCGTCGGGGGTGCGCCGCTTCAGCCCGTGA
- the galU gene encoding UTP--glucose-1-phosphate uridylyltransferase GalU, protein MTMLHPVIKKAVIPAAGLGTRFLPATKATPKEMLPVVDKPAIQYVVEEAVAAGLDDVLMITGRNKRALEDHFDRNYELESALTAKGDDDRLKKVQESSDLATMHYVRQGDPRGLGHAVLCAEPHVGREPFAVLLGDDLIDPRDPLLRQMADIHARTGGTVIALMEVDPANVHLYGCAAVEATDEKDVVRITGLVEKPEPQDAPSNYAVIGRYVLNPAIFDILRETEPGRGGEIQLTDALQKLAADESVGGPVHGVVFRGRRYDTGDRGDYLRAIVRLACEREDLGPEFRTWLHRYVTEEM, encoded by the coding sequence ATGACTATGTTGCACCCCGTGATCAAGAAGGCCGTCATTCCGGCCGCTGGCCTCGGTACCCGCTTCCTCCCGGCGACCAAGGCGACCCCGAAGGAAATGCTCCCGGTTGTGGACAAGCCGGCCATCCAGTACGTGGTCGAGGAGGCCGTCGCGGCCGGGCTCGACGACGTCCTCATGATCACAGGGCGTAACAAGCGTGCCCTGGAGGACCACTTCGACCGCAACTACGAGCTGGAGTCGGCCCTCACCGCCAAGGGCGACGACGACCGGCTGAAGAAGGTCCAGGAGTCCAGCGACCTCGCGACCATGCACTACGTCCGCCAGGGCGACCCGCGGGGCCTCGGCCACGCGGTGCTGTGCGCCGAGCCGCACGTCGGCCGCGAGCCCTTCGCCGTCCTCCTCGGCGACGACCTCATCGACCCGCGCGACCCCCTGCTGCGCCAGATGGCCGACATCCACGCCCGCACCGGCGGCACCGTCATCGCCCTGATGGAGGTCGACCCGGCCAACGTCCACCTCTACGGCTGCGCCGCCGTCGAGGCCACCGACGAGAAGGACGTGGTCCGCATCACCGGCCTCGTCGAGAAGCCGGAACCCCAGGACGCCCCCAGCAACTACGCGGTGATCGGACGCTACGTCCTCAACCCCGCGATCTTCGACATACTGCGGGAGACCGAGCCGGGCCGCGGTGGGGAGATCCAGCTCACCGACGCCCTGCAGAAGCTGGCCGCCGACGAGAGCGTGGGCGGCCCGGTGCACGGCGTGGTCTTCCGGGGCCGTCGCTACGACACCGGGGACCGCGGCGACTACCTGCGGGCCATCGTCCGCCTCGCGTGCGAGCGCGAGGACCTGGGCCCCGAGTTCCGCACCTGGCTTCACCGTTACGTCACGGAGGAGATGTAG
- the glp gene encoding gephyrin-like molybdotransferase Glp, with the protein MSSSAPQDTGHRLWSVDEHLADVLGAVRPLEPIELQLPDAQGCVLVEDVTVPVALPPFDNSSMDGYAVRTADVQGASEEFPAVLTVIGDVAAGSGELPTVGPGEAARIMTGAPMPPGAEAVVPVEWTDGGTGGGAAAGMTPASSAPERSAGEVRVHRAAEPRAHVRARGSDVQAGDLALAAGTVLGPPQIALLAAIGRGTVRVRPRPRVVVLSTGSELVQPGEPLAAGTIYDSNSFALAAAARDAGAIAYRVGAVADDADTLRSTIEDQLIRADLLVTTGGVSVGAYDVVKEALSPAGSPAAPGLSGPGEDDADVDATRIDFRKLAMQPGKPQGFGTIGPDHTPLLALPGNPVSSYVSFELFVRPAIRALMGLPESEVRRPSVRAVLRADKALGSPAGRRQFLRGKYDAGSGTVSPVGGSGSHLIAALAHADSLMVVPEDVTSVEPGTELEVILLG; encoded by the coding sequence TTGAGCAGTTCCGCACCGCAGGACACCGGCCACCGTCTGTGGTCCGTGGACGAGCACCTCGCGGACGTCCTCGGGGCCGTCCGGCCGCTGGAGCCGATCGAGCTCCAGCTGCCGGACGCCCAGGGCTGTGTCCTGGTCGAGGACGTCACCGTGCCCGTCGCCCTCCCGCCCTTCGACAACAGCTCCATGGACGGCTACGCCGTCCGCACGGCCGACGTCCAGGGCGCCAGCGAGGAGTTCCCCGCGGTGCTGACGGTGATCGGGGACGTCGCGGCGGGCAGCGGTGAGCTGCCCACCGTGGGCCCCGGTGAGGCCGCCAGGATCATGACCGGCGCCCCGATGCCACCCGGCGCGGAAGCCGTCGTGCCGGTGGAGTGGACCGACGGCGGCACCGGAGGCGGGGCCGCCGCCGGGATGACCCCGGCCAGCTCCGCCCCCGAGCGGTCGGCCGGAGAGGTGCGCGTGCACCGCGCCGCCGAGCCGCGGGCACACGTCCGCGCCCGCGGCAGCGACGTCCAGGCGGGCGACCTCGCCCTCGCCGCCGGAACGGTCCTCGGCCCGCCCCAGATCGCCCTGCTGGCCGCCATCGGACGCGGCACCGTCCGGGTGCGCCCCCGCCCGCGGGTGGTGGTCCTGTCCACCGGCAGCGAGCTGGTCCAGCCCGGCGAGCCGCTCGCCGCCGGCACGATCTACGACTCCAACAGCTTTGCGCTGGCGGCGGCCGCGCGGGACGCCGGAGCCATCGCCTACCGGGTGGGGGCCGTCGCGGACGACGCGGACACCCTGCGCTCCACCATCGAGGACCAGCTCATCCGGGCCGACCTGCTGGTCACCACAGGCGGCGTCAGCGTCGGCGCCTACGACGTGGTCAAGGAGGCGCTCTCCCCGGCCGGCTCGCCCGCCGCGCCCGGCCTGTCCGGCCCGGGCGAGGACGACGCCGACGTGGACGCGACCCGGATCGACTTCCGCAAGCTCGCCATGCAGCCCGGCAAGCCGCAGGGCTTCGGCACGATCGGCCCGGACCACACCCCGCTGCTGGCACTGCCCGGGAACCCCGTCTCCTCCTACGTCTCCTTCGAACTGTTCGTGCGCCCGGCGATCCGCGCCCTCATGGGGCTGCCGGAGTCCGAGGTCCGGCGGCCGAGCGTGCGGGCCGTGCTGAGGGCCGACAAGGCGCTCGGCTCCCCGGCCGGCCGCCGCCAGTTCCTGCGCGGTAAGTACGACGCCGGGAGCGGCACGGTCAGCCCCGTCGGTGGATCCGGGTCCCACCTGATCGCCGCACTGGCGCACGCCGACTCCCTGATGGTCGTACCGGAGGACGTCACCTCGGTGGAGCCCGGCACCGAGCTGGAAGTGATCCTGCTCGGCTGA
- the moaC gene encoding cyclic pyranopterin monophosphate synthase MoaC: MSTESRLTHIDEAGAARMVDVSAKDVTTRTARASGRVLVSPRVIELLRGEGVPKGDALATARIAGIMGAKKTPDLIPLCHPLAVSGVKVDLSVADDAVEILATVRTTDRTGVEMEALTAVAVAGLTVIDMVKAVDKGAVITDVRVEEKTGGKSGDWVRS, translated from the coding sequence ATGAGTACCGAGAGCAGGCTCACCCACATCGACGAGGCCGGCGCGGCCCGGATGGTCGACGTCTCCGCCAAGGACGTCACCACCCGGACGGCGCGCGCCAGCGGGCGCGTACTCGTCTCCCCCCGGGTGATCGAGCTGCTGCGCGGCGAGGGCGTGCCCAAGGGGGACGCCCTCGCCACGGCGCGCATCGCGGGGATCATGGGAGCGAAGAAGACCCCGGACCTGATCCCGCTGTGCCACCCCCTGGCCGTCTCGGGCGTGAAGGTCGACCTGTCGGTCGCCGACGACGCCGTGGAGATCCTCGCCACCGTCAGGACGACCGACCGCACGGGCGTCGAGATGGAGGCGCTGACCGCCGTCGCGGTCGCCGGACTCACCGTGATCGACATGGTGAAGGCCGTCGACAAGGGCGCGGTCATCACGGACGTCCGGGTGGAGGAGAAGACCGGCGGCAAGTCCGGCGACTGGGTGCGCTCGTGA
- a CDS encoding molybdenum cofactor biosynthesis protein B — MGRALVVTASNRASQGVYADRGGPLLAEALEKLGFRVDGPRVVPDGDPVEQALREGVSAAYDVILTTGGTGISPTDRTPDATARVLDYEVPGIPQAIRAEGLAKVPTAALSRGLAGVAGRTLIVNLPGSTGGVRDGLAVLSRILPHAVDQIRGGDHPRPAGPTGSAS; from the coding sequence CTGGGCAGGGCGCTCGTCGTCACCGCCTCCAATCGGGCCTCGCAGGGCGTGTACGCCGACCGGGGCGGCCCGCTGCTCGCGGAGGCGCTGGAGAAGCTCGGCTTCAGGGTGGACGGCCCCCGGGTCGTCCCGGACGGCGATCCCGTCGAACAGGCGCTGCGCGAGGGCGTGTCCGCCGCGTACGACGTGATCCTGACCACGGGTGGCACCGGGATCTCGCCGACCGACCGCACCCCGGACGCCACCGCGCGGGTGCTGGACTACGAAGTCCCCGGCATCCCCCAGGCCATCCGCGCCGAGGGCCTGGCGAAGGTGCCGACCGCGGCCCTGTCCCGGGGCCTGGCCGGTGTCGCCGGGCGCACCCTGATCGTCAACCTGCCCGGTTCCACGGGCGGGGTGCGTGACGGCCTGGCGGTCCTGTCCCGCATCCTGCCGCACGCGGTGGACCAGATCCGGGGCGGGGACCACCCCAGACCTGCGGGACCCACCGGGAGCGCGAGCTGA
- a CDS encoding GNAT family N-acetyltransferase, whose translation MVLTDGDVTLRPIRLRDQKDWREVNQRNRDWLRPWEATIPPPAPWGPVIQRPTYRQMVRHLRAEANAGRMLPFVIEYQGRLVGQLTVAGITWGSMCAAHIGYWVDRDVAGRGVMPTAVAMAVDHCFRKVGLHRIEVCIRPENGPSRRVVEKLGLREEGLRPRYLHIDGAWRDHLVYAITAEEVPEGLLRRWHRARHSQSPPK comes from the coding sequence GTGGTCCTGACCGACGGCGACGTCACGCTCCGGCCGATACGACTGCGCGACCAGAAGGACTGGCGCGAGGTCAACCAGCGCAACCGCGACTGGCTGCGGCCGTGGGAGGCCACGATCCCGCCGCCGGCGCCGTGGGGGCCGGTGATCCAGCGGCCCACGTACCGCCAGATGGTCCGCCACCTGCGGGCGGAGGCGAACGCGGGCCGGATGCTGCCCTTCGTCATCGAGTACCAGGGGCGGCTGGTGGGCCAGTTGACGGTCGCCGGGATCACCTGGGGCTCGATGTGCGCGGCGCACATCGGCTACTGGGTGGACCGCGACGTGGCCGGCCGCGGCGTGATGCCGACGGCGGTCGCGATGGCGGTCGACCACTGCTTCCGGAAGGTCGGCCTGCACCGGATCGAGGTGTGCATCCGCCCCGAGAACGGGCCGAGCCGGCGAGTCGTGGAGAAGCTGGGGCTGCGCGAGGAGGGGCTGCGCCCGCGGTACCTCCACATCGACGGGGCCTGGCGCGACCACCTCGTGTACGCGATCACCGCGGAGGAGGTGCCGGAGGGTCTGCTGCGCCGCTGGCACCGGGCGCGCCACTCGCAGTCCCCGCCGAAATAG
- a CDS encoding DUF4253 domain-containing protein: protein MVTETNNLPRLADDAGRRALGLDLPSGRLLNETYQGPWPYPLMWLADARAVPGQWSAQSAARRAADLVPVLVDVGGPSGDPEGWDLMCGNLSYPEDLGADEMLSYHWSELREKSGGAVARFGAPWPGLAGAVSSDVDPEVQAAQLADVLSGDDSWLAEPRLALVSAECNADIPAAVGWSGALHHEDDAGVLSAVLRSWDERFGTRVVALTANRLVLSVAAPPTTLEEAVAVAAEHAAFCPDDLDRNPHGTLEAYAARELLGRRTWIHHWD from the coding sequence ATGGTGACGGAGACGAACAACCTGCCCCGGCTCGCGGATGACGCGGGCCGGCGGGCGCTCGGGCTCGACCTTCCCTCGGGGAGGCTGCTGAACGAGACCTACCAAGGACCCTGGCCGTATCCGCTGATGTGGCTGGCCGATGCGCGTGCCGTGCCCGGGCAGTGGTCCGCACAGTCCGCCGCGCGCCGAGCGGCGGACCTCGTGCCGGTGCTGGTGGACGTCGGCGGCCCGTCGGGAGACCCGGAGGGGTGGGACCTGATGTGCGGAAACCTGTCCTATCCGGAGGACCTGGGCGCCGACGAGATGCTGTCCTACCACTGGTCGGAGCTCCGCGAGAAGTCCGGGGGAGCGGTGGCCCGTTTCGGCGCGCCGTGGCCGGGACTCGCCGGGGCGGTGTCGTCCGACGTCGATCCCGAGGTGCAGGCAGCCCAATTGGCCGATGTCCTGTCGGGTGACGACTCCTGGTTGGCAGAGCCGCGCCTCGCCCTGGTGTCCGCCGAATGCAACGCCGACATACCCGCGGCCGTCGGCTGGTCCGGCGCGCTGCATCACGAGGACGACGCCGGTGTCCTCAGCGCCGTCCTGCGCAGTTGGGACGAGCGCTTCGGCACCCGGGTCGTGGCGCTCACCGCGAACCGGCTCGTCCTCTCGGTCGCCGCGCCGCCCACCACGCTGGAGGAGGCGGTGGCCGTGGCCGCGGAGCACGCCGCCTTCTGTCCTGACGACCTCGACCGGAATCCACACGGCACGCTGGAGGCGTACGCCGCCCGCGAACTCCTCGGGCGGCGCACCTGGATCCACCACTGGGACTGA
- a CDS encoding CoA transferase, with the protein MTIGCERDGATAQAWQALGGAAERVDRVRFEGAGNLGEGPLPVRELARATVAVCGLAAAELAAVRAAGAAGDVGPATVHEAAVATAFVSERHLRVAGRPTVTFAPLSGFWRAADGWVRTHANYPHHEAALVRALGLPSATPEALRAAVAGRTAVGVQEAVYGAGGLAVAVASRYGDPQPLVEVVGAAAARGRALGGAPAGRPAAGVRVLDLTRVIAGPVATRTLGLLGADVLRIDAPGLPEADDAYADTGFGKRSALLDLARAADRSAFEDLLAGADVVVTGYRPGALERYGLGARDLLERRPGLVVAELCAWGWRAPEPWAGRRGFDSLVQAGYGIAATCAGPDGTPGVLPAQALDHGTGYLMAAGVLRALAGGGGRGMRFSLAGTASWLVRGLAGARARDGAGAPQYAAEPWLRETGSGYGVLRHAASPFGEWAAGPSRWGTDRAAWLPR; encoded by the coding sequence ATGACGATCGGTTGTGAACGGGACGGCGCGACGGCCCAGGCCTGGCAGGCCCTCGGCGGCGCAGCGGAACGGGTGGACCGGGTCCGGTTCGAGGGAGCCGGCAACCTTGGGGAAGGGCCGCTGCCGGTGCGTGAGTTGGCGCGTGCCACCGTCGCGGTCTGCGGGCTGGCGGCGGCGGAGCTGGCCGCGGTGCGGGCCGCGGGGGCGGCGGGGGACGTCGGGCCTGCCACGGTCCACGAGGCCGCGGTGGCCACCGCCTTCGTCAGCGAACGCCATCTGCGGGTCGCCGGCCGGCCCACGGTGACGTTCGCTCCGCTGTCCGGCTTCTGGCGGGCCGCGGACGGCTGGGTCCGTACGCACGCCAACTACCCCCACCACGAGGCCGCGCTCGTACGGGCGCTGGGGCTGCCCTCCGCGACGCCGGAGGCACTGCGCGCCGCAGTGGCCGGACGGACGGCCGTCGGGGTGCAGGAGGCCGTGTACGGGGCCGGCGGTCTCGCCGTCGCCGTGGCGTCGCGCTACGGGGATCCGCAGCCGCTGGTGGAGGTCGTGGGCGCCGCGGCGGCTCGGGGGCGGGCGCTCGGCGGGGCTCCTGCGGGCCGGCCCGCCGCCGGGGTCCGGGTGCTGGACCTGACGCGGGTCATCGCCGGGCCCGTCGCCACGCGCACGCTCGGCCTGCTGGGCGCGGACGTGCTGCGGATCGACGCACCGGGGCTGCCGGAGGCGGACGACGCGTACGCGGACACCGGCTTCGGCAAGCGGTCGGCGCTGCTGGACCTGGCGCGGGCCGCCGACCGGTCGGCCTTCGAGGACCTGCTGGCCGGGGCCGATGTGGTGGTGACCGGGTACCGGCCGGGGGCGCTGGAGCGCTACGGGCTCGGGGCGCGGGACCTGCTGGAGCGGCGGCCGGGGCTGGTGGTGGCCGAGCTGTGCGCTTGGGGGTGGCGGGCGCCGGAGCCGTGGGCCGGGCGGCGGGGCTTCGACTCGCTGGTGCAGGCCGGCTACGGGATCGCCGCCACGTGCGCGGGCCCGGACGGGACCCCCGGGGTGCTGCCGGCGCAGGCGCTGGACCACGGGACCGGATATCTGATGGCGGCCGGGGTGCTGCGGGCGCTGGCCGGGGGCGGCGGGCGGGGGATGCGGTTCTCCCTGGCCGGGACGGCTTCGTGGCTGGTCAGGGGGCTGGCCGGGGCCCGGGCGCGGGACGGTGCGGGGGCGCCGCAGTACGCGGCCGAGCCGTGGCTGCGGGAGACCGGGTCGGGGTACGGGGTGCTGCGGCACGCGGCCAGCCCCTTCGGGGAGTGGGCCGCGGGCCCGTCCCGCTGGGGGACGGACCGGGCCGCCTGGCTCCCGCGGTAG
- a CDS encoding GNAT family N-acetyltransferase — MSHGIDLRTVPYDHPDAVKLDDRVQLEYQERYQGEGDATFMDPAMFAPPRGLYIVAYDTTGAPVATGGWRSQEQNDEGYSDGDAELKRMYVVPEARGLGLARRILAALEADARAAGRRRMVLETGDRQPEAIALYLSEGYTPSPKFGFYRFHESSRCMAKPLQQPART; from the coding sequence ATGTCTCATGGGATCGACCTCCGCACCGTGCCGTACGACCACCCGGACGCGGTCAAGCTCGACGACCGGGTGCAGCTCGAATACCAGGAGCGCTACCAGGGCGAGGGCGACGCCACCTTCATGGACCCGGCGATGTTCGCCCCGCCGAGGGGCCTGTACATCGTGGCGTACGACACGACCGGCGCCCCGGTGGCGACCGGGGGCTGGCGCAGCCAGGAGCAGAACGACGAGGGCTACTCGGACGGCGACGCCGAACTCAAGCGGATGTACGTCGTCCCGGAGGCCCGCGGCCTCGGCCTGGCCCGCCGCATCCTCGCGGCCCTGGAGGCGGACGCCCGCGCGGCCGGACGCCGGCGGATGGTCCTCGAAACGGGCGACCGCCAGCCGGAGGCGATCGCCCTCTACCTCTCCGAGGGCTACACCCCCTCGCCGAAGTTCGGCTTCTACCGCTTCCACGAGTCCAGCCGCTGCATGGCCAAGCCGCTCCAGCAGCCGGCCCGCACCTGA
- a CDS encoding exodeoxyribonuclease III: MLTVTSVNVNGIRAAAKKGFGAWLAGSDADVVCLQEVRAEEGQIPAEIHSPEGWHTVFAPAAAKGRAGVALYTRRAPERVRVGFGSEEFDTSGRYLEIDLPGVTVASLYLPSGEAGTEKQDEKYRFMGEFLAYLAELKVRAAADGREVVVCGDWNICHQEADLKNWKTNRKSAGFLPEERAWLGTVYSEAGYVDVVRALHPGTEGPYSWWSYRGRAFDNDAGWRIDLQVATPGLAAKAVKAFVERAETHPERWSDHAPVTVVYELGV; the protein is encoded by the coding sequence ATGCTCACTGTGACCTCCGTGAATGTGAATGGGATCCGGGCCGCCGCCAAGAAGGGGTTCGGGGCGTGGCTCGCGGGATCCGACGCCGACGTGGTCTGCCTGCAGGAGGTACGGGCCGAGGAGGGGCAGATCCCGGCCGAGATCCACTCGCCCGAGGGCTGGCACACCGTCTTCGCGCCGGCCGCCGCCAAGGGGCGGGCCGGGGTCGCGCTGTACACGCGGCGTGCGCCGGAGCGGGTGCGGGTCGGGTTCGGGAGCGAGGAGTTCGACACCTCCGGCCGGTACCTGGAGATCGACCTGCCCGGTGTGACCGTGGCCAGCCTCTACCTGCCCTCCGGCGAGGCGGGCACGGAGAAGCAGGACGAGAAGTACCGCTTCATGGGGGAGTTCCTGGCCTACCTCGCCGAGCTGAAGGTCCGGGCCGCAGCCGACGGGCGCGAGGTCGTGGTCTGCGGCGACTGGAACATCTGCCACCAGGAGGCCGACCTCAAGAACTGGAAGACCAACCGCAAGAGCGCCGGTTTCCTCCCCGAGGAGCGCGCCTGGCTGGGCACGGTCTACTCGGAGGCCGGCTACGTCGACGTGGTGCGCGCGCTGCACCCCGGCACCGAGGGCCCGTACTCCTGGTGGTCCTACCGGGGCCGCGCCTTCGACAACGACGCCGGCTGGCGCATCGACCTCCAGGTGGCGACCCCGGGGCTGGCCGCGAAGGCCGTGAAGGCCTTCGTCGAGCGGGCCGAGACGCACCCGGAGCGCTGGTCCGACCACGCGCCCGTGACCGTCGTCTACGAGCTCGGCGTCTGA
- a CDS encoding MerR family transcriptional regulator, with protein sequence MQAKPVREYRTEELAAAAGIPVRTLRFYRERKLLPPPRREGRIAWYDDHHLARLRTIAGLLERGHTLGGIAELTAAFESGRDAGQLGELLGIGWSEETPVRLTPEELADYFEGEVTPENLAASLELGYLAVDGDTIVHVSRRLLDVSSALVREGVPLAAVLETGRRVREHADAMALLFAGLISDHIAPEALTRLRPLATSVVEAELTMAMDRLLASTAPPSDQTPSS encoded by the coding sequence ATGCAAGCGAAGCCGGTGCGCGAGTACCGCACCGAGGAACTGGCCGCGGCGGCCGGCATCCCGGTGCGCACCCTGCGCTTCTACCGGGAGCGCAAACTGCTGCCACCGCCCCGCCGCGAGGGCCGCATCGCCTGGTACGACGACCACCACCTCGCCCGGCTGCGCACCATCGCCGGCCTGCTGGAGCGCGGCCACACCCTCGGCGGCATCGCCGAGCTGACCGCCGCCTTCGAAAGCGGCCGTGACGCCGGCCAGCTGGGTGAGCTGCTCGGCATCGGCTGGTCGGAGGAGACCCCGGTCCGGCTCACCCCGGAGGAACTGGCCGACTACTTCGAGGGCGAGGTCACCCCGGAGAACCTGGCGGCCTCCCTCGAACTCGGCTACCTCGCCGTCGACGGCGACACCATCGTGCACGTCAGCCGCCGCCTGCTGGACGTCTCCTCGGCGCTGGTCCGCGAGGGGGTGCCGCTGGCCGCCGTCCTGGAGACGGGGCGCCGGGTCCGCGAACACGCGGACGCCATGGCGCTGCTGTTCGCCGGGCTGATCTCGGACCACATCGCGCCCGAGGCGCTCACCCGGCTGCGCCCGCTCGCCACGAGCGTGGTCGAGGCCGAGCTGACGATGGCGATGGACCGCCTGCTGGCGTCCACCGCCCCGCCCTCCGATCAGACGCCGAGCTCGTAG
- a CDS encoding NAD(P)/FAD-dependent oxidoreductase, producing the protein MRRKAAGMGGKGGREGREHVRVAVIGSGFGGLGAAVRLRREGITDFVVLERADSVGGTWRDNSYPGCACDVPSHLYSFSFAPNPDWPRTFSGQPAIRAYLEHVADTFGLRRHIRLDSEVLMMRWDADELHWEIETARGELTADVVVSATGPLSEPKLPEVPGLAGFPGKVFHSARWDHDYDLAGKRVAMIGTGASAIQIVPAIAPEVERLTLFQRTPPWVMPRTDRAISAVERWLHRQLPFTRAARRGLLWGIRELQVSAFTKRPNRLGLVEALAKANIARSIKDPQLRAKLTPSYRIGCKRILLSSEYYPALAQPHVDLVASGLKEVRGSVLVAADGTETEADAIVFGTGFHVTDMPIADRVVGADGRTLAEHWKDGMQSLRGATAAGFPNWMTIIGPNTGLGNSSMILMIESQLNYMADYLRQLGVLGGRVALAARPSAVNQWNRQVQTRMERTVWNTGGCTSWYLDANGRNTTVWPGTTGEFRRETRSVDLGEYEVVRVRERDRVAAAPPATATAPATAIAPPTSTAPAADAASASAPLAAQAEGAA; encoded by the coding sequence ATGAGGCGGAAGGCGGCGGGCATGGGCGGCAAGGGCGGGCGCGAGGGGCGCGAGCACGTACGGGTGGCGGTGATCGGGTCCGGGTTCGGCGGACTCGGGGCCGCCGTACGGCTGCGGCGCGAGGGGATCACGGACTTCGTCGTACTGGAACGGGCGGACTCGGTCGGGGGAACCTGGCGGGACAACAGCTATCCGGGATGCGCCTGCGACGTCCCGTCCCACCTGTACTCCTTCTCCTTCGCGCCGAACCCGGACTGGCCGCGGACCTTCTCCGGGCAGCCCGCCATCCGCGCGTACCTGGAGCACGTCGCGGACACCTTCGGCCTGCGCCGGCACATCCGGCTCGACTCCGAGGTCCTGATGATGCGCTGGGACGCGGACGAGCTGCACTGGGAGATCGAGACCGCACGGGGCGAGCTGACCGCCGACGTGGTGGTCTCGGCGACCGGGCCGCTGTCGGAGCCGAAGCTGCCGGAGGTGCCGGGACTCGCCGGGTTCCCCGGCAAGGTCTTCCACTCCGCGCGCTGGGACCACGACTACGACCTCGCCGGCAAGCGCGTCGCCATGATCGGCACGGGAGCCTCCGCGATCCAGATCGTGCCGGCCATCGCCCCCGAGGTGGAGCGCCTGACGCTCTTCCAGCGCACTCCGCCGTGGGTGATGCCGCGTACCGACCGGGCGATCTCGGCCGTGGAACGCTGGCTGCACCGGCAGCTGCCCTTCACCCGCGCCGCCCGCCGGGGGCTGCTGTGGGGCATCCGGGAACTCCAGGTCAGCGCCTTCACCAAGCGGCCGAACCGGCTCGGACTCGTCGAGGCGCTCGCGAAGGCGAACATCGCCCGGTCGATCAAGGACCCGCAGCTGCGCGCCAAGCTGACGCCGTCCTACCGGATCGGCTGCAAGCGGATCCTGCTCTCCAGCGAGTACTACCCCGCGCTGGCCCAGCCCCATGTGGACCTGGTCGCCTCCGGTCTGAAGGAGGTCCGGGGCTCGGTCCTGGTCGCGGCCGACGGGACCGAGACCGAGGCCGACGCGATCGTCTTCGGTACGGGTTTCCACGTCACGGACATGCCGATCGCCGACCGGGTGGTGGGTGCGGACGGCAGGACCCTGGCCGAGCACTGGAAGGACGGGATGCAGTCGCTGCGCGGGGCGACGGCGGCCGGCTTCCCGAACTGGATGACGATCATCGGACCGAACACCGGGCTCGGGAACAGCTCGATGATCCTCATGATCGAGTCCCAGCTGAACTACATGGCCGACTACCTGCGGCAGTTGGGCGTGCTGGGAGGCAGGGTCGCCCTCGCCGCGCGCCCCTCGGCCGTGAACCAATGGAACCGGCAGGTGCAGACCCGGATGGAGCGGACGGTCTGGAACACCGGCGGCTGCACCAGCTGGTACCTCGATGCGAACGGGCGCAACACGACGGTGTGGCCGGGCACGACCGGTGAGTTCCGTCGCGAGACGCGCAGCGTCGACCTGGGGGAGTACGAGGTCGTCCGGGTACGGGAGCGCGATCGGGTCGCGGCGGCGCCCCCGGCCACCGCTACCGCGCCCGCCACCGCTATCGCGCCCCCCACCTCCACCGCGCCCGCCGCTGACGCCGCGTCAGCCTCCGCACCGCTCGCCGCGCAGGCGGAGGGCGCCGCGTGA